One genomic segment of Aliarcobacter cibarius includes these proteins:
- a CDS encoding EAL domain-containing protein — protein MNRKNKISFLKYFEPINIILFLFIIVTALFIYNINQTNEKIKNFNFYYNNVVKLKILYNEFNSFVNTKATFINYDSLISKMETTEKLINALNKEEFYKNFSEDLKLSIEVLDSEWKKKVEDIERFKSVNASIVGSINYILSLSSKVKLDYMSKNPNDILIIDDAISSIFRLFVNDKDGNSLYIKDHISNLEKLALKYNNSDIDFLTKRVNSLLMNLKKLNRIEQDYFSFDLRIVLDSLDKKLDDINQVNISKQKKLSFLLFISSTVLLLIFVYVYIKSIKTKDELIAFRYAVENSYNAIVLTDKNRLIKYVNEAFEKATGYSKKEAIGQNPRILKSGSLPREFYDNMNEILDRREKWTGEFINKNKDGEIYYENASITPIIIDNDLKGYLAIKLNVSDYIKEKEKVEFLAYHDSLTLLLNRRALQRDIVEVLNDCKTNNKKFTILFIDLDGFKFINDGLGHDIGDILLKEIAYRLANTLAQKHNAYRLGGDEFAIIFEYKHVKEIEESARNIIKKVNEKIFINKHSLHVGCSIGIAKYPVDGEDYSSLMKHSDTAMYKAKQNGKNRYEFYTKDLTNIVSRRFEIEQALAVGLKNDEFYVVYQPKYSLKTKKIYSVEALLRWNSSTLGNVTPEQFVPIAEEIGFIYELGLFVFKRACEDFVSLKEKLGLEMISINVSVVQLMQDDFMDKIENILNETKVDSNKIGIELTETYLIKNVEDILDILIVMRRLGFKILIDDFGTGYSSLKYLQQLPIDILKIDKSFVKNLTKNNNDIVKAIVAISKSFGFITIAEGVETKEQEELLIELDVDIAQGYLYSKPKRLIEFN, from the coding sequence ATGAACAGAAAAAATAAGATTAGTTTTTTAAAATATTTTGAACCTATAAATATAATTTTATTTTTATTTATAATTGTAACTGCTCTTTTTATTTATAATATAAATCAAACAAATGAAAAAATAAAGAATTTTAATTTTTATTACAACAACGTTGTAAAATTAAAAATACTATATAACGAATTTAATAGTTTTGTAAATACAAAGGCAACTTTTATAAATTATGATTCTCTTATTTCAAAAATGGAAACTACTGAGAAGTTAATAAATGCATTAAATAAAGAAGAGTTTTACAAAAATTTTAGTGAAGATTTAAAACTATCGATTGAAGTTTTAGATAGTGAATGGAAAAAGAAAGTTGAAGATATTGAGCGATTTAAATCTGTAAATGCTTCTATAGTTGGATCTATTAATTATATTTTATCATTAAGCTCAAAAGTTAAATTGGATTATATGAGTAAAAATCCAAATGATATTTTAATTATTGATGATGCTATTAGTTCTATATTTAGACTTTTTGTAAATGATAAAGATGGAAATAGTTTATATATAAAAGATCATATTTCAAATCTTGAAAAATTAGCTTTAAAGTACAATAATTCAGATATAGATTTTTTAACAAAAAGAGTTAATTCTTTACTAATGAATTTAAAAAAGTTAAATAGAATTGAACAGGATTATTTTAGTTTTGATCTTAGAATAGTTCTAGATTCTTTAGATAAAAAACTTGATGACATAAATCAAGTAAATATATCAAAACAAAAAAAACTATCATTTTTATTATTTATTTCTTCAACAGTTTTATTATTGATATTTGTTTATGTATATATTAAATCTATAAAAACAAAAGATGAATTAATTGCCTTTAGATATGCAGTTGAAAATAGTTATAATGCTATAGTTTTAACAGATAAAAATAGATTAATAAAATATGTAAATGAAGCTTTTGAAAAAGCTACTGGTTACTCAAAAAAAGAAGCTATTGGTCAAAATCCAAGAATTTTAAAATCTGGAAGCTTGCCGAGAGAGTTTTATGACAATATGAATGAAATTCTTGATAGAAGAGAGAAGTGGACCGGAGAATTTATAAATAAAAATAAAGATGGGGAGATATATTATGAAAATGCTTCAATAACACCAATTATTATTGATAATGATTTAAAAGGGTATCTAGCAATAAAACTTAATGTTTCAGATTATATAAAAGAGAAAGAGAAAGTTGAATTCTTGGCTTATCATGATAGCTTAACTCTTTTATTAAATAGACGTGCTTTACAAAGAGATATTGTTGAAGTTCTAAATGATTGTAAAACAAATAATAAGAAGTTTACAATTTTATTTATAGATTTAGATGGTTTCAAATTTATAAATGATGGTTTAGGTCATGATATAGGAGATATTCTTTTAAAAGAGATAGCTTATAGGCTTGCAAATACTTTAGCTCAAAAGCATAATGCTTATAGATTAGGTGGAGATGAGTTTGCAATCATTTTTGAATATAAACACGTAAAAGAAATAGAAGAGAGTGCTAGAAATATAATCAAAAAAGTAAATGAAAAGATATTTATAAATAAACACTCTTTACATGTTGGATGTAGTATAGGAATTGCAAAATATCCTGTTGATGGAGAAGATTATTCAAGTTTGATGAAACATTCTGATACTGCAATGTATAAAGCAAAACAAAATGGGAAAAATAGATATGAGTTTTATACTAAAGATTTAACAAACATTGTTAGCCGAAGATTTGAAATAGAGCAAGCATTAGCTGTTGGTTTAAAAAATGATGAATTTTATGTAGTTTATCAACCAAAGTATTCTTTGAAAACAAAAAAAATATATAGTGTTGAGGCTCTTTTAAGATGGAATAGTTCTACATTAGGTAATGTTACTCCTGAGCAGTTTGTACCTATTGCAGAAGAGATAGGATTCATTTATGAATTAGGGCTTTTTGTATTTAAAAGAGCTTGTGAAGATTTTGTAAGTTTAAAAGAAAAACTTGGTTTAGAAATGATAAGTATAAATGTATCAGTTGTTCAATTGATGCAAGATGATTTTATGGATAAAATAGAAAATATATTAAATGAGACAAAAGTAGACTCAAATAAAATAGGAATAGAACTAACAGAGACATACTTAATAAAAAATGTAGAAGATATATTAGATATTTTAATAGTTATGAGAAGGTTAGGATTTAAAATCTTGATTGATGATTTTGGAACAGGTTATTCATCTTTAAAATATCTTCAACAGTTACCTATTGATATATTAAAAATAGATAAATCATTTGTAAAAAATTTAACAAAAAATAATAATGATATCGTAAAAGCTATAGTTGCTATATCGAAGAGTTTTGGATTTATAACTATTGCTGAGGGTGTTGAGACAAAAGAGCAAGAAGAACTTTTAATTGAACTAGATGTAGATATAGCTCAGGGATACTTATATTCTAAACCAAAAAGATTAATAGAGTTTAATTAG
- a CDS encoding cytochrome-c peroxidase, producing MFKKIIFVNIFLLLFLGAVEPITPIPLSATVNTKKADLGRELFFDSRLSKDDRVSCHSCHLLSQGGVDNKKLSVGVDGKLGIINSPTILNSTFSFSQFWNGRAKNLHEQAFGPISDPNEMAMNFKDLENKLRKTDYLKKFFSIYKDGITINNIVDAIVEYEKTLITPNSPFDKYLRGDETAISEEAKRGYQTFKEQGCIACHHGRNVGGNLYAKFGVVSNVETTSKGRYEVTKNEDDLYYFKVPTLRNIELTKPYLHDGRFDNLEDTVKFMANYQLGKSLSEKEIDEIVIFLKSLTGELYDYEQKK from the coding sequence TTGTTTAAAAAAATAATTTTTGTAAATATTTTTTTATTATTGTTTCTAGGAGCTGTTGAACCTATTACTCCAATACCTTTAAGTGCAACTGTTAATACTAAAAAAGCAGATTTAGGAAGGGAATTATTCTTTGATTCTAGATTATCAAAAGATGATAGAGTCTCTTGCCATTCTTGTCATTTATTAAGTCAAGGTGGAGTTGATAATAAAAAATTATCAGTCGGAGTTGATGGAAAACTAGGTATTATAAACTCTCCAACTATTTTAAATTCTACTTTTAGTTTTTCTCAATTTTGGAATGGAAGAGCAAAAAATCTTCATGAACAAGCTTTTGGACCAATTAGTGATCCAAATGAAATGGCAATGAATTTTAAAGATTTAGAAAATAAACTTAGAAAAACAGATTATTTGAAGAAGTTTTTTTCTATTTATAAAGATGGAATTACAATAAATAATATTGTTGATGCAATTGTAGAATATGAAAAAACGTTAATTACACCAAACTCTCCTTTTGATAAATATTTAAGAGGTGATGAAACAGCTATTTCAGAAGAAGCAAAAAGAGGATATCAAACATTTAAAGAGCAGGGGTGTATAGCTTGCCATCATGGAAGAAATGTAGGTGGAAACTTATATGCAAAATTTGGTGTTGTAAGTAATGTTGAAACAACTTCAAAAGGAAGATATGAAGTTACAAAGAATGAAGATGATTTATACTACTTTAAAGTACCAACTCTTAGAAATATTGAACTAACAAAACCATATTTGCATGATGGACGATTTGATAATTTAGAAGATACTGTTAAGTTTATGGCTAACTATCAATTGGGAAAATCTTTAAGTGAAAAAGAGATAGATGAAATAGTTATTTTTCTAAAGAGTTTAACAGGAGAACTGTACGATTATGAACAGAAAAAATAA
- a CDS encoding alpha/beta hydrolase, whose protein sequence is MIRGICLLLFPILFFSACSSKVPTVELRIQTAFSYADKNNLKYEIIHTNNFDLFSLQNKNLFCENLNVYIEGDGLSFLNKNRISPNPTPVNSTILNLLSFDKSSCKVYIARPCQYYTSSSCNTSFWTNKRFSPEVINSFNEAMDYLKVKYKNNSFTLIGHSGGGAVATILSSYRSDVKYLVTIAGNLDIEKWVQLKRLTPLYGSLNPKDFTNDLKNLKQYHLVGKDDEVLPKELFFSYLNSFEDKSNVGYKIINANHNCCFEKDFQNIINSQK, encoded by the coding sequence ATGATAAGAGGTATTTGTTTATTATTATTTCCTATTTTATTTTTTTCAGCTTGTTCATCAAAGGTGCCAACTGTAGAATTAAGAATACAAACAGCATTTTCTTATGCTGATAAAAATAATTTAAAATATGAAATAATACATACAAATAATTTTGATCTTTTTTCTTTACAAAATAAAAATCTTTTCTGTGAAAATTTAAATGTTTATATAGAAGGAGATGGACTCTCTTTTTTAAATAAAAATAGAATTTCTCCTAATCCAACTCCGGTAAATTCTACAATTTTAAATTTATTAAGTTTTGATAAAAGTAGCTGTAAAGTATATATAGCAAGACCTTGTCAATATTATACAAGTAGTAGTTGTAATACTTCTTTTTGGACAAATAAAAGATTTTCTCCTGAAGTTATAAATAGTTTTAATGAAGCAATGGATTATTTAAAAGTAAAATATAAAAATAACAGTTTTACTTTAATTGGACATTCAGGTGGTGGAGCAGTTGCTACAATACTAAGTTCATATAGAAGTGATGTAAAATATCTTGTTACTATTGCAGGTAATTTGGATATTGAAAAATGGGTCCAATTAAAAAGATTAACACCTCTTTATGGTTCATTAAATCCAAAAGATTTTACAAATGATTTAAAAAATTTAAAGCAGTACCATTTAGTAGGCAAAGATGATGAAGTTTTACCTAAAGAACTCTTTTTTTCATATTTAAATAGTTTTGAAGATAAAAGTAATGTAGGTTACAAAATCATTAATGCAAACCACAACTGTTGTTTTGAAAAAGATTTTCAAAACATAATTAATTCTCAGAAATAA
- a CDS encoding peptidylprolyl isomerase: MLKKVFLGICIFTTIVLSDEITSFTAIKYKADFSKQDHKTQQAIVNEYSKLKKMAKTVEATSLKGDSDFEVAKNLLLIDIWSKKFIQSYNPSEDELKKLYIEQKPSVVAKYELRNILVSYEKNADMILDKLNQIQNPKEKKNSFIKYVKSVSNDNTSKNNDGLSPLVDENRLNPEIREALKDKKVGDIVKVNIKDLGTQIIYLEKYIPQKEATFEESKDALRELAKKLALNSQIELLSK; the protein is encoded by the coding sequence ATGTTAAAAAAAGTTTTTTTAGGTATTTGCATTTTTACAACTATTGTTTTATCAGATGAAATAACTTCTTTTACGGCAATTAAATATAAAGCAGATTTTTCAAAGCAAGATCATAAAACACAACAAGCTATAGTAAATGAATACTCAAAATTAAAGAAAATGGCAAAAACTGTTGAAGCAACAAGTTTAAAAGGTGATTCAGATTTTGAAGTTGCAAAAAACTTATTGTTAATTGATATTTGGTCAAAAAAGTTTATACAAAGTTATAATCCATCTGAAGATGAGCTAAAAAAGCTTTATATTGAACAAAAACCAAGTGTTGTTGCAAAATATGAACTTAGAAATATTTTAGTTAGCTATGAAAAAAATGCAGATATGATACTTGATAAATTGAACCAAATACAAAATCCAAAAGAGAAAAAAAATAGCTTTATAAAATATGTAAAATCTGTTTCAAACGATAATACTTCAAAAAACAATGATGGGCTTTCTCCTCTCGTTGATGAAAATAGATTAAATCCTGAAATAAGAGAAGCATTAAAAGATAAAAAAGTTGGAGATATAGTAAAAGTAAATATAAAAGATTTGGGAACACAAATAATTTATTTAGAAAAATATATACCACAAAAAGAGGCAACTTTTGAAGAATCTAAAGATGCTTTAAGAGAACTTGCAAAAAAATTAGCATTAAATTCACAAATTGAGCTTCTATCAAAATGA